A section of the Phacochoerus africanus isolate WHEZ1 chromosome 4, ROS_Pafr_v1, whole genome shotgun sequence genome encodes:
- the FADS2 gene encoding acyl-CoA 6-desaturase, whose amino-acid sequence MGKGGNQGEGATEREAQMPTFSWEEIQKHNLRTDKWLVIDRKVYNVTKWSSRHPGGHRVISHYAGEDATDAFFAFHRDLDLVRKFMKPLLIGELAPEEPSQDRIKNSEITEDFRALKKTAEDMNLFESNHLFFFLLLAHIIVMEIIAWFTISYFGNGWIPTLMTAFILATSQAQAGWLQHDYGHLSVYKKSTWNHIVHKFIIGHLKGASANWWNHRHFQHHAKPNIFSKDPDVNMLHVFVLGERQPVEYGKKKLKYLPYNHQHEYFFLIGPPVLIPLYFQYQIIMTMIVRKDWVDLAWAFSYYARFFITFSPFYGVLGAILFLNFIRFLESHWFVWVTQMNHIVMEIDREPYRDWFSTQLAATCNVEQSFFNDWFSGHLNFQIEHHLFPTMPRHNLHKIAPLVKSLCAKHGIEYQEKPLLRALMDITGSLRKSGQLWLDAYLHK is encoded by the exons ATGGGGAAGGGGGGGAACCAGGGCGAGGGGGCCACCGAGCGCGAGGCGCAGATGCCTACCTTTAGCTGGGAGGAGATTCAGAAGCACAACCTGCGCACGGACAAGTGGCTCGTCATCGACCGCAAGGTCTACAACGTCACCAAATGGTCCAGCCGGCACCCCGGGGGCCACCGGGTCATCTCGCACTATGCAGGGGAAGATGCTACG gaTGCCTTCTTCGCCTTCCACCGCGACCTTGATTTAGTGCGCAAGTTCATGAAGCCTCTGTTGATCGGAGAGCTGGCCCCGGAGGAGCCCAGCCAGGATCGCATCAAGAAC TCTGAGATCACCGAGGACTTCCGGGCCCTGAAGAAGACCGCCGAGGACATGAACCTGTTCGAGAGCAACCAcctgttcttcttcctcctcctggccCACATCATTGTCATGGAAATTATTGCCTGGTTCACCATCTCTTACTTTGGCAATGGCTGGATCCCAACCCTCATGACGGCCTTCATCCTTGCTACCTCTCAG GCCCAAGCTGGGTGGCTGCAGCACGATTACGGCCATCTCTCTGTTTACAAGAAATCCACGTGGAACCACATCGTCCACAAGTTCATCATTGGCCACTTAAAG gGTGCCTCTGCCAACTGGTGGAACCATCGCCACTTCCAGCATCACGCCAAGCCCAACATCTTTAGCAAGGATCCAGATGTGAACATGCTGCATGTGTTTGTCCTGGGAGAAAGGCAGCCGGTTGAG TACGGCAAGAAGAAGCTGAAATACCTGCCTTACAACCACCAGCACGAGTACTTCTTCCTGA TTGGGCCACCGGTGCTTATCCCCTTGTACTTCCAGTACCAGATTATCATGACCATGATTGTTCGCAAAGACTGGGTG GACTTGGCCTGGGCCTTCAGCTACTATGCCCGTTTCTTCATCACCTTCAGCCCTTTCTACGGTGTCCTGGGAGCCATTCTTTTCCTCAACTTTATCAG GTTCCTGGAGAGCCACTGGTTTGTGTGGGTCACACAGATGAACCACATTGTCATGGAGATTGACCGTGAGCCCTACCGTGACTGGTTCAGCACCCAG CTGGCAGCCACCTGCAACGTGGAGCAGTCCTTTTTCAACGACTGGTTCAGCGGGCACCTCAACTTCCAGATTGAGCACCA cctcttCCCCACCATGCCCCGGCACAACTTGCACAAGATTGCTCCGCTGGTGAAGTCCCTGTGCGCCAAGCATGGCATTGAGTACCAGGAAAAGCCGCTGCTAAGGGCCCTGATGGACATTACCGG GTCCCTGAGGAAGTCAGGGCAGCTGTGGCTGGATGCCTACCTCCACAAATGA